Genomic DNA from Marinobacter sp. LV10MA510-1:
GGCATAGGCGCTGTCCTACAGGTACTTGTACCGGGACCGCGCCTCGAAAATAACCATCAGGTGATGCAAGAGCCAAGGAACCTGCTCGACAGTGTCGCAACCCAGAACTCAAGCAGGACAATGACATGATGTACTTTGCCCACGAGATAGGCCGCGCCGCGCTCAAGCCCATGCGCATGCTCACCAGCGCCCACAGCACCCTACTCCAACACCGCCTGAGCCCCTTATCCCGCATTCCCGGGTCACGCAGCATTGCCTCGGCTTACGATGTGTTTGGGGATCTTACTCACCGTTACCCGAAACCGGCTTTCAATCTGTCCACTACCCTCTGTGACGGCCAGCAAGTCGACGTCCATGAAGCCATTTTATGCCGCAAGCCGTTTGCGCAGCTCAAACACTTTAAACGTGACGTAGCGCGGCCCGATGACCCCAAACTGCTGATCGTAGCGCCGCTGTCCGGCCACTTTGCCTCGCTCCTGCGCGGCACCGTGGAGGCCATGTTGCCAGACCATGACGTGTACATTACCGACTGGCGCGATGCCTGCAAGGTTCCGCTGTCAAAAGGTGATTTTGGTCTTGATGATTACATCGACTACGTTATTGACTTCATCGACCACCTTGGGCCAGACACCCACGTACTGGCAGTCTGCCAGCCAGTGGTGCCAGTGCTTGCTGCCACCGCCATCATGGCAGAGGATGGCCACCCCGCCGCACCTCGCTCGCTGACGTTGATGAGCGGCCCCATAGACGGACGCATCGACCCTACAGCGCCTTGTAAAGTAGCCACTGAACACAACCTGGCGTGGTTCAAACGCAATCTGGTCCATCCGGTACCCGCGCCCTACCCCGGAGCCATGCGTAAGGTTTACCCTGGATTCCTGCAGTTGACCGGATTTGTAAACATGAATTTCGACCGCCACGTTGATGCCTATCGCGGGCTGTTCAGATCCATTCGCGACAACGAGACCGAGAAGGTCAGCCGCCACCGCGAGTTCTATAACGAGTACCTGGCGGTAATGGATTTGCCAGCCACTTATTATCTCGACACCATTGAGCGCGTTTTTCAGGAGTTTCATCTAGCTCGGGGCTGTTTCAAGCACCGCGGGCGCCTAGTGAATCCGGCTGCCATTCGCAACACGGCCTTGATGACTATCGAAGGTGAGAAAGACGACATTTCGAGCCCCGGACAAACCCGGGCCGCGCAAGATCTGTGCATCAATGTACCAGACTCCCGCCGACTGCATCACCTGCAACCGGATGTTGGCCATTACGGTGTGTTCAACGGCAGTAAATGGCGTGAATCCATTGCGCCGCGGTTACGGGAATTTATCCGCGCGGCCTGAACGGCTGGCGTGTTCAGCGCCCCTGTTATGCAGGAAAAGGGCCTGTGAGCCCTTAAAAAAACAGCTAAGTTATAGCCCTGATTTTTACTAGCTATAATTTAGCTTTACCCAACTTCTTCTGCAATTTTTATACAATCTACATTGTTTTTAATTTCTTATATAACGACGTCTGTTATGTATGAACAATTATCTTCACGGCTGATTCATTATTATGAATCAGCCTTTCGAAACCTTCAGCCACCAAATCTTCAAGTTTGATTCGCTGGGTAATGAAGGGCTCCAGGTTCACTTTACCTTCCTCTACCAGCTTAATGGTGTCTGCATGGTTGTTTGCGTAAGCAATGGTTCCACGCACGTCCAGTTCTTTCATAACAACGCTGTGTACATTCACCGTCGCCGGGTGGCTCCAAATCGATACGATGACAACGGTTCCGCTCGGTTTTGTCGCCTCGACCAGGGTATCCAGTACTTCGTTGATGCTGGTGCACTCAAACGCAACATCCACACCCCGCCCTTC
This window encodes:
- a CDS encoding polyhydroxyalkanoate depolymerase; amino-acid sequence: MMYFAHEIGRAALKPMRMLTSAHSTLLQHRLSPLSRIPGSRSIASAYDVFGDLTHRYPKPAFNLSTTLCDGQQVDVHEAILCRKPFAQLKHFKRDVARPDDPKLLIVAPLSGHFASLLRGTVEAMLPDHDVYITDWRDACKVPLSKGDFGLDDYIDYVIDFIDHLGPDTHVLAVCQPVVPVLAATAIMAEDGHPAAPRSLTLMSGPIDGRIDPTAPCKVATEHNLAWFKRNLVHPVPAPYPGAMRKVYPGFLQLTGFVNMNFDRHVDAYRGLFRSIRDNETEKVSRHREFYNEYLAVMDLPATYYLDTIERVFQEFHLARGCFKHRGRLVNPAAIRNTALMTIEGEKDDISSPGQTRAAQDLCINVPDSRRLHHLQPDVGHYGVFNGSKWRESIAPRLREFIRAA